A window of the Rhizobium brockwellii genome harbors these coding sequences:
- a CDS encoding NAD-glutamate dehydrogenase codes for MAARNNPKREKQIESARKIAKATGEAHLDPEILFGRASNDDLELYTPEMLALSAVRSAKELDAWNGKAPRVSIDTIADVTPGGIAVSVLSVTDQNMPFLFESVMGEVTSTYRDLFMAVHPILIVEKGKAPVIYSADHPSDAANRVSHIQLHIAPLNSNQAADLAKRIEKVLEQVRLSVSDWKPMLSKIDGVIAELAANSASRKKADRDEAVAFLTWLRDENFTFLGMREYVYSGKGIDAKVERDKGAGLGILSNPDVLVLRTGKDAVTTTPEILAFLDGPDFLIVTKANVKSIVHRRAYMDYVGVKRFDAEGNVTGELRIVGLFTSTAYTSLASEIPLLRSKIEKVKEHFGFDPMSHSGRMLDNTLESYPRDDLFQIDTTLLASFAEQINDLADRPRVRVLPRIDHFDRFVSVIVYVPREEYDSIVRERIGTYLKTVYDGRVSAYYPAFPEGGVARVHFIIGRSGGKTPRIPQAKLEQVIREITARWDDRFEALAGAKAPKISVDQAFQDSFTPEETVADLADIGACAAGEPLRIQFYHRREEYGRTLSLKIFHAGGQLALSRRVPLLENLGFNVVSERTFDIGVPAADGEKKLVVLHDMELEARNGGEIDLQRYGAALEEGFVAAFAGTIDNDSFNRLILSAGLSARETNVLRAYARYLRQAGIAYSQDYIATTLDKYPGVAAAIFRLFHDTLDTRLSEKIRVKKLAELHQAIEAELANVPSLDDDRILRRYVNIVDATLRTNYFQKNPDGLPKAMLAFKLDPHLVDGLPQPKPFREMFVYGVEVEGVHLRFGKVARGGLRWSDRAEDYRTEVLGLVKAQQVKNAVIVPVGAKGGFYPKKLPVGGSRDEIFNAGREAYKTYIRTLLSITDNIVGADIVPPKDTVRLDSDDPYFVVAADKGTATFSDTANALAQEAGFWLDDAFASGGSAGYDHKKMGITARGAWETVKRHFREMDIDIQTTPFTVAGVGDMSGDVFGNGMLLSPKIRLIAAFDHRDIVIDPDPDMEKTLAERQRLFDLPRSSWQDFDKSLLSKGAMIISRAAKSVTLTPEAVAAIGIDKAVATPLEIMTAILKSPVDLLWFGGIGTYVKAPSETDAEVGDRANDPIRVAATEVRAKVIGEGANLGVTQKGRIAYGLKGGHCNSDAIDNSAGVNTSDVEVNIKIALAAAMHDGRLTRAKRDQLLSSMTGEVATLVLRNNYLQSLAISLTERKGTANGLQLGRFMTVLEGAGQLNRKVETLPDDQTLAERYTAGKPLTRPEIGVLLSYAKIVLFDALAASDLPDDPYFIATLLNYFPVKMQKSNAGDITSHRLKREIVATVLANEAINRGGPSFTVAMMDATAASAPEVVRAAIVARDGFDLTRLWAETDALDGRISGEMQNRIYEEIGHSFVVLTRLLLKTGMTKADMAEVISRLQAALKKLKTAFAGQVAGEVAVRQAEYSQAGLPEKLAAEIASLPIFALVPEIMQIAERTGEPLVRAAENYIAVSQTFRIGRLLAAGGRILTSDHYENLALARSIDQIASARRDIVISALSDHGKEKLPVQAWHAQDRIRINRILEELSSLSDGGDPNLARITVAAGILTDLARDRAR; via the coding sequence ATGGCTGCCAGAAACAATCCGAAACGGGAAAAGCAGATCGAGAGCGCGCGCAAGATCGCCAAGGCGACAGGCGAGGCGCATCTCGATCCGGAAATTCTCTTCGGCCGGGCAAGCAATGACGATCTCGAACTCTATACACCGGAAATGCTGGCACTCTCTGCCGTGCGTTCGGCAAAGGAACTCGACGCCTGGAACGGCAAGGCGCCTCGCGTCAGCATCGACACCATTGCCGATGTGACGCCCGGTGGCATCGCCGTCTCGGTGCTGTCAGTCACCGACCAGAACATGCCTTTTCTGTTTGAATCGGTCATGGGCGAAGTGACGAGCACCTATCGCGACCTGTTCATGGCCGTGCATCCCATCCTGATCGTGGAAAAGGGCAAGGCGCCGGTGATTTATTCCGCCGATCACCCGAGCGACGCGGCCAACCGCGTCAGCCATATCCAGCTTCATATTGCGCCCCTCAACTCCAACCAAGCCGCCGATCTCGCCAAACGCATCGAAAAAGTCCTCGAACAGGTCCGCCTGTCGGTTTCCGACTGGAAGCCGATGCTCTCCAAGATCGACGGAGTGATCGCCGAGCTTGCGGCCAATAGCGCCAGCCGGAAGAAGGCCGATCGCGACGAAGCCGTCGCTTTCCTGACCTGGCTGCGCGATGAGAATTTCACGTTCCTCGGCATGCGGGAATATGTCTATTCAGGCAAGGGGATCGATGCCAAGGTCGAACGCGACAAGGGTGCTGGCCTCGGCATCCTCTCCAATCCCGATGTTCTGGTGCTGCGCACCGGCAAGGACGCCGTCACGACAACGCCTGAGATCCTTGCCTTCCTCGACGGCCCCGACTTCCTGATCGTCACCAAGGCGAATGTGAAATCGATCGTCCATCGCCGCGCCTATATGGATTATGTCGGCGTCAAGCGCTTCGACGCTGAGGGCAACGTCACCGGCGAACTGCGCATCGTCGGCCTTTTCACCTCGACGGCCTACACCTCGCTCGCCTCCGAAATCCCGCTGCTGCGTTCCAAGATCGAGAAAGTGAAGGAACATTTCGGCTTCGACCCGATGAGCCATTCCGGCCGCATGCTCGACAACACGCTGGAATCCTATCCGCGCGACGACCTTTTCCAGATCGACACGACGCTGCTTGCAAGTTTTGCCGAACAGATCAACGACCTGGCCGATCGGCCGCGCGTGCGCGTCCTGCCGCGCATCGACCATTTCGACCGCTTCGTCTCGGTGATCGTCTACGTGCCGCGCGAGGAATATGACTCGATCGTACGCGAACGGATCGGCACCTATCTGAAGACTGTCTATGACGGCCGTGTCTCTGCCTATTACCCGGCTTTCCCGGAAGGCGGCGTGGCGCGCGTGCATTTCATCATCGGCCGCTCGGGCGGCAAGACGCCACGCATTCCGCAGGCAAAGCTCGAGCAGGTGATCCGCGAAATCACCGCCCGCTGGGACGACCGTTTCGAGGCGCTGGCAGGCGCCAAGGCGCCGAAGATATCCGTCGACCAAGCCTTCCAGGATTCCTTCACTCCGGAGGAAACCGTGGCTGACCTCGCCGATATCGGCGCCTGCGCCGCCGGCGAGCCGCTTCGTATTCAGTTCTACCATCGTCGGGAAGAATACGGCCGCACCCTTTCCTTGAAGATCTTCCACGCCGGCGGCCAGCTGGCGCTGTCGCGCCGCGTGCCGCTTCTCGAGAATCTCGGCTTCAATGTCGTCAGTGAACGCACTTTCGACATCGGGGTGCCTGCCGCCGATGGAGAAAAGAAACTCGTCGTGCTGCACGATATGGAGCTCGAGGCCCGCAATGGCGGCGAGATCGATCTGCAGCGTTACGGCGCCGCCCTCGAGGAAGGCTTCGTTGCCGCCTTCGCCGGCACGATCGACAATGACAGCTTCAACCGGCTGATCCTTTCGGCCGGGCTCTCGGCGCGCGAGACGAACGTCCTGCGCGCCTACGCGCGTTATCTCCGCCAGGCCGGCATCGCCTATTCGCAGGATTATATCGCCACGACGCTCGACAAATATCCCGGTGTCGCCGCCGCTATCTTTCGTCTCTTCCATGACACGCTCGACACCAGGCTTTCGGAGAAGATCCGCGTCAAGAAGCTTGCCGAACTGCACCAGGCGATCGAGGCCGAGCTTGCCAACGTGCCGAGCCTCGACGACGACCGTATCCTGCGCCGCTACGTCAACATCGTCGATGCGACGCTGCGCACCAATTATTTCCAGAAGAACCCGGATGGTTTGCCGAAAGCGATGCTGGCCTTCAAGCTTGATCCGCATCTGGTCGACGGGCTGCCGCAGCCGAAACCCTTCCGCGAGATGTTCGTCTACGGCGTCGAGGTGGAAGGCGTGCATCTGCGCTTCGGCAAGGTGGCGCGCGGTGGCCTGCGCTGGTCGGATCGCGCCGAGGATTACCGCACTGAGGTGCTCGGCCTCGTCAAGGCGCAGCAGGTCAAGAACGCAGTCATCGTGCCGGTCGGCGCCAAGGGTGGCTTCTATCCGAAGAAGCTCCCTGTCGGCGGCAGCCGCGACGAGATCTTCAATGCCGGTCGCGAAGCCTACAAGACCTATATCCGCACGCTGCTTTCCATCACCGACAATATAGTAGGCGCCGATATCGTCCCGCCAAAGGATACCGTCAGGCTCGACAGTGACGATCCCTATTTCGTTGTCGCCGCCGACAAGGGCACCGCGACCTTCTCCGATACCGCCAATGCACTGGCGCAGGAAGCTGGCTTCTGGCTGGACGACGCCTTTGCCTCCGGCGGCTCGGCCGGTTACGACCACAAGAAGATGGGCATCACTGCCCGCGGCGCCTGGGAAACCGTGAAACGCCATTTCCGGGAAATGGACATCGACATCCAGACGACGCCTTTCACCGTCGCCGGCGTCGGCGACATGTCGGGCGACGTCTTCGGCAACGGCATGCTGCTCTCTCCGAAGATCCGACTCATTGCCGCCTTCGATCACCGCGACATCGTCATCGATCCCGACCCCGATATGGAAAAGACGCTGGCTGAGCGCCAGCGGCTCTTCGACCTGCCGCGTTCAAGCTGGCAGGATTTCGACAAGAGCTTACTGTCGAAGGGTGCAATGATCATTTCGCGCGCAGCGAAATCGGTCACGCTGACGCCGGAAGCGGTTGCCGCGATCGGCATCGACAAGGCCGTGGCCACGCCCCTCGAGATCATGACGGCGATCCTGAAAAGCCCGGTCGACCTGCTCTGGTTCGGCGGCATCGGCACCTATGTGAAAGCGCCGTCCGAAACCGATGCCGAAGTCGGCGACCGCGCCAACGACCCGATTCGCGTCGCGGCGACAGAGGTGCGCGCCAAGGTGATCGGCGAGGGCGCAAACCTCGGCGTCACCCAGAAGGGCCGCATCGCCTATGGTCTCAAGGGCGGGCACTGCAATTCCGACGCCATCGACAACTCGGCCGGCGTCAACACCTCGGACGTCGAGGTCAATATCAAGATCGCGTTGGCAGCCGCCATGCATGACGGACGCCTGACGCGTGCGAAGCGCGACCAGCTTCTTTCTTCGATGACCGGCGAAGTGGCGACCTTGGTGCTGCGCAACAACTACCTGCAGTCGCTGGCGATCTCACTGACAGAACGCAAGGGCACGGCAAACGGTCTGCAGCTTGGCCGCTTCATGACTGTGCTTGAGGGCGCCGGCCAGCTGAACCGCAAGGTCGAGACACTGCCGGACGACCAGACCCTGGCCGAACGCTATACAGCCGGCAAGCCGCTGACGCGGCCGGAAATCGGCGTGCTGTTATCCTATGCCAAGATCGTACTCTTCGACGCGCTGGCCGCAAGCGATCTGCCGGACGATCCCTATTTCATCGCGACGCTTTTGAATTATTTCCCTGTGAAGATGCAGAAGTCGAACGCCGGCGATATCACCAGTCACCGCCTGAAGCGCGAAATCGTCGCGACCGTGCTTGCCAACGAAGCGATCAACCGTGGCGGACCAAGCTTCACCGTCGCCATGATGGACGCGACGGCAGCTTCGGCACCGGAGGTGGTGCGCGCCGCAATCGTTGCGCGCGACGGTTTCGACCTGACCCGCCTCTGGGCCGAGACGGACGCCCTGGACGGCAGGATATCAGGCGAGATGCAGAACCGCATCTACGAGGAGATCGGCCACAGCTTTGTCGTGCTGACGCGCCTGCTGCTGAAGACGGGCATGACCAAGGCCGATATGGCGGAAGTGATTAGCCGGCTGCAGGCGGCCCTGAAGAAGCTGAAAACCGCCTTCGCCGGACAGGTGGCCGGCGAGGTCGCCGTGCGCCAGGCGGAGTACAGCCAGGCGGGCCTGCCCGAAAAACTTGCGGCCGAGATTGCCAGCCTCCCGATCTTCGCACTGGTGCCGGAGATCATGCAGATCGCTGAACGCACCGGCGAACCGCTGGTGCGCGCCGCCGAGAACTACATCGCTGTGTCGCAGACCTTCCGTATCGGCAGGCTGCTGGCGGCGGGCGGGCGGATCCTCACCTCAGACCATTACGAGAATCTGGCGCTTGCCCGCAGCATCGACCAAATCGCCAGCGCAAGGCGCGACATCGTCATCTCGGCCCTTTCCGATCACGGCAAGGAAAAGCTTCCCGTTCAAGCCTGGCATGCGCAGGATCGCATCCGCATCAACCGCATCCTCGAGGAGCTTTCAAGCCTCAGCGACGGCGGCGATCCCAATCTCGCGCGTATTACCGTTGCTGCAGGTATCCTGACCGATCTTGCGCGCGACCGGGCGAGGTGA
- a CDS encoding lytic murein transglycosylase — MRMTTFLLAAFTAAGVLHALPAAAQGAQCGNNSSGFTAWVADFKQEAAANGVSRSVLDRAFANVNYNKPTIAADRGQKSFKLSFDAFMQKRGGATVISRGRSMKAANQALFASIERRYGVPAGPLIAIWGMETGFGSYMGNQHTLSAVSTLAYDCRRSDYFTDQLYAALQLVSEGYLSPQAKGAAHGEIGQTQFLPRNVVRFGADGDGDGRVDMVGSRADALASTANFLKGHGWRAGSGYQPGEPNFVAIQGWNAASVYQQAIAYIGQQIDGK, encoded by the coding sequence ATGCGCATGACAACATTCCTTCTGGCGGCGTTTACGGCAGCCGGCGTTCTCCACGCGCTGCCGGCAGCGGCCCAGGGCGCCCAATGCGGCAATAATAGCAGCGGTTTCACTGCCTGGGTCGCCGACTTCAAGCAGGAAGCAGCGGCAAACGGCGTCAGCCGCTCGGTCCTCGACCGCGCCTTCGCCAACGTCAATTACAACAAGCCGACGATCGCCGCCGACCGCGGCCAGAAAAGCTTCAAGCTCTCCTTCGACGCTTTCATGCAGAAACGCGGCGGTGCCACGGTCATCTCCCGCGGCCGCAGCATGAAGGCCGCCAACCAGGCGCTTTTTGCCTCGATCGAGCGCCGTTACGGCGTTCCGGCCGGCCCGCTGATTGCGATCTGGGGCATGGAGACCGGTTTTGGCAGCTATATGGGCAACCAGCATACGCTGTCGGCTGTTTCGACCCTTGCCTATGACTGCCGTCGCTCGGACTATTTCACCGACCAGCTCTATGCAGCACTCCAGCTCGTCTCCGAGGGTTATCTGAGCCCGCAGGCCAAGGGCGCTGCCCATGGTGAAATCGGCCAGACGCAGTTTCTGCCGCGCAATGTCGTGCGCTTCGGCGCCGACGGCGACGGCGACGGCCGCGTCGACATGGTCGGTTCCCGCGCCGATGCACTGGCCTCGACGGCGAATTTCCTCAAGGGCCATGGCTGGCGCGCCGGCTCCGGCTATCAGCCGGGAGAGCCGAATTTCGTCGCCATCCAGGGCTGGAACGCCGCCAGCGTCTACCAGCAGGCGATCGCCTATATCGGCCAGCAGATCGACGGCAAATAG
- a CDS encoding GGDEF domain-containing protein produces the protein MKFETIKKVILAAIMLPFVFMLIEGVVVIRSSVNQYWNLEKDRQFADVLARGGSIAATEILTEIDATRRYLADPSDRNAVDMQQSRVTLDRERRAFYASLPSRDALDEGLVGELSILSLAYSRIVAARSAVDQGRYAGSDPGSIYWYAALKQLAVVDALSPLISDPVLLEKSNQLMGILLTYYGERLITGIGTRYLNQGVSARLPVELFVQGKVMLGEGMDHMVFHSSAPIVRNIVAYLGRSSQVKANAITDAILAGSRPTRAVHDVWAAAQSERMGFLQQKMIEAAQDIHATGENLSTRSHIHLTRILALCAGLLILATLVLVLAAKGLRLIDRLTQDRETLVGELRSAAQTDLLTGLYNRRGFEVAASALLTQAEHGSRWISVVLFDLDHFKKINDIHGHDAGDAVLRHVAGVARQNFRSFDLLVRHGGEEFLALLPDSTPDDAAIVAERVRLAIEGAEIPLTSGDVLKVTASFGCAGRANEATNRNFEDLVKRADLALYAAKASGRNCVFSGPTLPAPVQEERRKAASGGGFDSRM, from the coding sequence ATGAAGTTCGAAACCATTAAAAAGGTTATCCTGGCCGCTATCATGCTGCCCTTCGTCTTCATGCTCATTGAAGGCGTCGTCGTCATACGTTCTTCGGTCAATCAATACTGGAACCTCGAAAAGGACCGGCAATTCGCCGATGTGCTTGCCCGTGGCGGGTCGATCGCCGCTACGGAGATTCTGACTGAAATTGACGCCACCCGCCGCTACCTCGCAGATCCCAGCGACAGGAATGCCGTCGACATGCAGCAAAGCCGGGTGACGCTCGATCGCGAACGCCGCGCTTTTTATGCCAGCCTGCCCTCCCGCGATGCGCTCGACGAAGGGCTCGTCGGCGAATTATCGATTCTCAGCCTTGCCTACAGCCGCATCGTCGCTGCGCGCAGCGCCGTCGACCAGGGCCGCTATGCCGGCAGCGATCCTGGTTCCATCTACTGGTATGCGGCTCTCAAGCAGCTTGCCGTCGTCGATGCGCTTTCACCGCTGATCAGCGATCCGGTGCTGCTTGAGAAATCCAACCAGCTGATGGGCATCCTGCTGACCTATTACGGCGAAAGGCTGATCACCGGGATCGGCACCCGTTATCTCAACCAAGGGGTTTCCGCCAGATTGCCGGTGGAGCTCTTCGTGCAGGGCAAGGTCATGCTCGGCGAGGGCATGGATCACATGGTTTTCCATTCCTCCGCGCCGATCGTGCGCAACATCGTCGCTTATCTCGGCCGCAGCAGCCAGGTGAAGGCGAATGCGATCACCGATGCCATTCTCGCCGGATCGCGGCCGACACGGGCCGTGCATGACGTCTGGGCGGCCGCGCAGAGCGAGCGCATGGGCTTCCTGCAGCAGAAGATGATCGAGGCCGCACAGGATATTCACGCGACCGGCGAAAACCTGTCGACGCGCTCGCACATACACCTGACGCGGATCCTGGCGCTGTGTGCCGGCCTGCTGATACTCGCCACATTGGTGCTGGTGCTGGCGGCAAAGGGCCTGCGCCTGATCGACCGGCTGACCCAGGATCGGGAGACGCTGGTCGGCGAGTTGCGCAGCGCCGCGCAGACCGATCTTCTGACCGGTCTTTACAACAGGCGCGGCTTTGAGGTCGCCGCATCCGCGCTTCTCACTCAGGCCGAGCATGGATCACGCTGGATTTCCGTCGTGCTCTTCGACCTCGATCATTTCAAGAAGATCAACGACATTCACGGGCATGACGCCGGCGATGCCGTGCTCCGGCATGTCGCGGGCGTTGCGCGCCAGAATTTTCGTTCCTTCGATCTGCTGGTGCGCCATGGTGGCGAGGAGTTCCTGGCGCTTCTACCGGATTCGACGCCTGATGATGCCGCAATCGTTGCCGAGCGCGTGCGGCTGGCAATCGAGGGGGCGGAAATCCCCCTGACGAGCGGCGATGTTCTCAAGGTGACTGCGAGTTTCGGATGCGCCGGACGGGCAAATGAAGCCACCAACCGGAACTTCGAGGATCTGGTCAAACGCGCCGATCTGGCGCTTTACGCAGCCAAGGCCTCCGGCCGCAACTGCGTCTTCTCGGGACCGACCCTGCCGGCCCCGGTGCAGGAGGAGCGACGCAAGGCGGCGTCCGGCGGCGGCTTTGATTCCCGCATGTGA
- a CDS encoding aspartate-semialdehyde dehydrogenase, translated as MGFKVAVAGATGNVGREMLNILSERGFPADEVVALASSRSQGTEVSYGDRTLKVSNLENYDFSDTDICLMSAGGEVSKKFSPKIGQQGCIVIDNSSAWRYDADVPLIVPEVNPDAISQFTKRNIIANPNCSTAQLVVALKPLHDFAKIKRVVISTYQSVSGAGKDGMDELFNQTRAVFVADPIENKKFTKRIAFNVIPHIDVFMEDGYTKEEWKVLAETKKMLDPKIKVTCTAVRVPVFIGHSESVNIEFENEITADQARDILRDAPGCLVIDKREDGGYITPYESAGEDATYISRIREDATVENGLNIWVVSDNLRKGAALNAIQIAELLVNRGLVKPRKQAA; from the coding sequence AGCGACCGGTAATGTCGGCCGGGAGATGCTCAACATCCTCTCTGAGCGAGGCTTCCCCGCCGATGAGGTCGTGGCACTCGCCTCCTCGCGTTCGCAGGGCACCGAAGTTTCCTACGGTGACCGGACGCTGAAGGTCTCCAATCTGGAGAATTACGATTTCTCCGATACCGACATCTGCCTGATGTCGGCCGGCGGCGAGGTCTCCAAGAAGTTCTCGCCGAAGATCGGCCAGCAGGGCTGCATCGTCATCGACAATTCCTCGGCTTGGCGCTATGACGCCGACGTGCCGCTGATCGTGCCGGAAGTGAACCCGGATGCGATCAGTCAGTTCACCAAGCGCAACATCATCGCCAATCCGAATTGCTCGACCGCCCAGTTGGTGGTGGCGCTGAAGCCGTTGCACGACTTCGCCAAGATCAAGCGTGTCGTCATCTCGACCTACCAGTCGGTTTCCGGCGCCGGCAAGGACGGCATGGACGAGCTCTTCAACCAGACGCGCGCCGTCTTCGTCGCCGATCCGATCGAGAACAAGAAGTTCACCAAGCGTATCGCCTTCAACGTCATCCCGCACATCGACGTCTTCATGGAGGACGGCTACACCAAGGAAGAGTGGAAGGTGCTGGCCGAGACGAAGAAGATGCTCGACCCGAAGATCAAGGTGACCTGCACGGCGGTGCGCGTGCCGGTTTTCATCGGTCATTCGGAATCGGTCAACATCGAATTCGAAAACGAGATCACTGCCGACCAGGCCCGCGACATCCTGCGCGATGCACCAGGCTGCCTCGTCATAGACAAGCGCGAGGACGGCGGCTACATCACGCCATATGAATCCGCGGGCGAGGATGCGACTTACATCTCGCGCATTCGCGAGGATGCAACTGTCGAAAACGGCCTCAACATCTGGGTGGTCTCCGACAACCTGCGCAAGGGTGCTGCCTTGAACGCCATCCAGATCGCCGAGCTGCTCGTCAATCGCGGCCTTGTCAAGCCGCGCAAGCAGGCCGCCTGA
- the pdxY gene encoding pyridoxal kinase PdxY yields the protein MSENAAGAVIVISSHVVRGSVGNRAAVFALETLGHPVWALPTIVLPWHPGHGRSTRLTFAETDFDAAIDDLIRAPWIGEVKAVLSGYFGNAAQARSVARLIGALRQNNPDLLYVCDPVMGDLGGLYVPEATAEAIRDHLIPLASLATPNRYELAWLSGAALEDNSAIMEAALALGPSRMLVTSAVPMMAGGTGNLYLSGRHALLAEHRVVENPPNGLGDLIAAVFLSRLLSGIEDEKALQLATASVFEVLARAVKRGSNELMLASDASSLSTPMAMVQMRRLVHPAQRRKK from the coding sequence ATGTCGGAAAATGCAGCGGGCGCAGTCATCGTCATTTCCAGCCATGTGGTGCGTGGTTCGGTCGGAAACCGGGCCGCCGTCTTTGCATTGGAGACGCTCGGTCATCCGGTCTGGGCCCTGCCGACCATCGTGCTGCCCTGGCATCCCGGCCACGGCCGCTCGACGCGGCTGACTTTTGCGGAAACGGATTTCGATGCGGCGATCGACGATCTGATCCGCGCGCCTTGGATCGGCGAAGTCAAGGCGGTGCTTTCGGGCTATTTCGGCAATGCCGCCCAGGCTCGCTCCGTCGCCCGGCTGATAGGTGCGCTCAGGCAAAACAATCCCGATCTGCTCTATGTCTGCGATCCCGTCATGGGCGATCTCGGCGGCCTTTACGTGCCGGAAGCGACCGCAGAGGCCATTCGCGATCATCTCATTCCGCTTGCCTCGCTCGCGACGCCGAACCGCTACGAACTCGCATGGCTTTCGGGGGCAGCCCTCGAAGACAACAGCGCGATCATGGAGGCGGCGCTCGCGCTCGGACCATCGCGCATGCTCGTCACTTCGGCGGTGCCGATGATGGCGGGCGGTACCGGCAATCTCTATCTTTCCGGCCGTCACGCCCTTCTTGCCGAGCATCGCGTCGTCGAAAACCCGCCGAATGGTCTCGGCGACCTCATCGCCGCTGTCTTCCTGTCGCGCCTGCTTTCCGGGATCGAGGACGAAAAGGCGCTGCAGCTTGCCACCGCCAGCGTCTTCGAGGTGCTTGCGCGTGCCGTCAAGCGCGGCAGCAACGAGTTGATGCTGGCCAGCGATGCTTCCAGTCTTTCGACGCCGATGGCCATGGTGCAGATGCGCCGACTCGTGCACCCGGCGCAGCGGCGGAAAAAATGA
- a CDS encoding carbonic anhydrase codes for MQRFPNPLLDGYRNFMNGRYADARDRYRQLAENGQSPHTLVIACSDSRAAPELIFDAGPGELFVIRNVANMVPPYEPDGHFHSTSAALEFAVQVLKVSDIVVMGHGRCGGIRSALDPNAEPLSPGDFIGRWMSLVKPAAEQIQSNDVMTAAERQTALERVSIRNSINNLRSFPDIKALEEAGNLHLHGAWFDISTGELWVMDAETRDFIRPEI; via the coding sequence ATGCAGCGTTTTCCAAACCCCCTTCTGGACGGCTATCGCAACTTTATGAACGGGCGTTATGCCGACGCCCGCGACAGGTATCGGCAGCTTGCCGAAAACGGCCAAAGTCCCCATACGCTTGTCATTGCCTGTTCGGATTCTCGCGCGGCCCCGGAGCTGATCTTCGATGCTGGCCCGGGCGAGCTCTTCGTCATTCGCAACGTTGCCAACATGGTCCCGCCCTACGAGCCGGATGGCCATTTTCATTCGACGTCGGCCGCACTCGAATTTGCCGTACAGGTTCTGAAGGTCTCGGATATCGTCGTGATGGGTCACGGCCGCTGCGGTGGCATCCGTTCAGCACTCGATCCGAATGCCGAGCCATTGTCGCCCGGCGATTTCATCGGCCGCTGGATGTCGCTGGTCAAACCCGCCGCCGAGCAGATCCAGAGCAACGACGTGATGACGGCCGCCGAGCGGCAGACGGCGCTGGAGCGTGTCTCCATCCGCAATTCGATCAACAATCTCAGAAGCTTTCCCGACATCAAGGCGCTCGAGGAAGCGGGAAACCTGCATCTCCACGGCGCCTGGTTCGACATTTCGACCGGTGAACTCTGGGTCATGGACGCCGAGACACGCGACTTCATTCGTCCCGAAATCTAG